A DNA window from Capnocytophaga sp. ARDL2 contains the following coding sequences:
- the rsmI gene encoding 16S rRNA (cytidine(1402)-2'-O)-methyltransferase, with the protein MAKLYIVPTPIGNLEDMTFRAIRVLKEVDLILAEDTRTSGKLLKHFEILTPMTSHHKYNEHQTTEQVVNKILSGQNIALISDAGTPAISDPGFLLTRACVENGVDIECLPGATAFVPALVNSGLPNDKFVFEGFLPDKKGRQTRFLALAEEMRTMILYVSPHKIEKTLQEVVQYFGAERRVSLTREISKLHEETLRGTAEQVLSIIKNKPPKGEMVLVVAGKEKEKKNTGK; encoded by the coding sequence ATGGCTAAACTATATATCGTCCCAACGCCCATCGGCAACCTCGAAGACATGACCTTTCGTGCTATTCGCGTGTTGAAAGAGGTAGATTTGATACTGGCAGAAGACACACGAACTAGTGGAAAGTTGCTCAAACATTTTGAAATTTTGACTCCAATGACGAGTCATCACAAATACAACGAACATCAAACCACCGAACAAGTGGTCAACAAAATACTCTCTGGGCAAAACATCGCTTTGATTTCTGATGCAGGTACGCCTGCTATCTCAGACCCAGGTTTTTTATTGACCCGAGCGTGTGTAGAAAATGGTGTGGATATTGAATGCCTGCCTGGTGCTACTGCTTTTGTTCCTGCCTTGGTAAACAGCGGATTGCCCAACGACAAATTTGTTTTTGAGGGTTTTCTCCCAGACAAAAAAGGAAGACAAACTCGATTTCTTGCACTTGCGGAAGAGATGCGAACTATGATTTTGTATGTATCGCCTCACAAAATCGAAAAAACGCTACAAGAAGTGGTTCAATATTTTGGTGCTGAACGTAGAGTTTCGCTCACTCGCGAAATCAGTAAACTACACGAAGAAACCCTGAGAGGTACAGCAGAACAAGTACTTAGTATTATAAAAAACAAACCTCCTAAAGGCGAAATGGTATTGGTCGTAGCAGGGAAAGAAAAAGAAAAGAAAAACACAGGTAAATAA
- the pdxA gene encoding 4-hydroxythreonine-4-phosphate dehydrogenase PdxA, producing MYKKGQNILLGISIGDMNGIGAEVILKTFEDSRMFEMCTPVIFANGKLLAFIKRMVNVQVHINTIDNFSEIEYGSVNVLNVWNEGVNLEPGLLDENVGKYAIKSFVEATKALKEGKIDALVTAPINKYNIQSEEFSFPGHTDYLNQELEGNSLMFMISEQVKVGLLTDHVPLKDVSKHLTPELIKNKVATINQSLIQDFNIPKPKIAILGLNPHAGDNGVIGNEEQEIINPTIKQLSEEGYLVYGPYSADAFFGTNQYQLFDAVIACYHDQGLVPFKTLSFGKGINFTAGLNKVRTSPDHGTAYDIAGQGKADPSSFREAVYLALDVYKNRNEYLISAENPLVLGDR from the coding sequence ATGTATAAAAAAGGACAAAATATATTGTTGGGTATCTCTATCGGAGATATGAATGGCATAGGAGCAGAAGTGATTTTAAAGACTTTTGAGGACTCTCGTATGTTCGAAATGTGTACGCCTGTGATTTTTGCCAATGGAAAATTGTTGGCTTTTATCAAACGAATGGTCAATGTGCAAGTACATATCAATACAATAGACAATTTCAGCGAAATCGAATACGGTTCTGTCAATGTGTTGAATGTATGGAACGAAGGGGTAAATCTCGAACCAGGATTGCTCGACGAAAATGTTGGAAAATACGCCATCAAATCGTTTGTAGAAGCGACTAAAGCATTGAAAGAAGGAAAAATCGATGCTTTGGTGACGGCACCTATCAACAAATATAATATTCAATCGGAAGAATTTTCGTTTCCAGGTCATACTGATTATTTGAATCAAGAATTGGAAGGAAATTCGTTGATGTTTATGATTAGTGAACAGGTAAAAGTAGGTTTGTTGACCGATCATGTGCCGTTGAAAGATGTTTCGAAACATTTAACTCCCGAATTGATTAAAAATAAAGTAGCGACTATCAATCAGTCGTTGATTCAGGATTTTAATATACCAAAACCAAAAATTGCCATTTTGGGACTGAATCCACACGCAGGAGACAATGGAGTGATTGGAAATGAAGAACAAGAAATTATCAATCCTACGATAAAACAATTGTCAGAAGAAGGATATTTGGTTTATGGACCTTATTCGGCAGATGCGTTTTTTGGAACCAATCAATACCAATTGTTTGATGCTGTGATTGCATGCTATCACGATCAAGGATTGGTACCGTTCAAGACTTTATCGTTTGGAAAAGGCATCAACTTTACTGCAGGACTCAACAAAGTGCGAACTTCGCCCGACCATGGTACTGCTTACGATATTGCAGGACAAGGGAAAGCCGATCCGTCATCGTTTAGAGAAGCAGTTTATTTGGCATTGGATGTTTACAAAAACAGAAATGAATACCTTATCAGTGCAGAAAATCCATTGGTATTAGGAGATAGATAA
- a CDS encoding riboflavin synthase codes for MFTGIIEEFGIIQSLEQEGSNLHLWIEAPMTSQLKIDQSVAHNGICLTVVEISENKYKVTAIKETIDKTTIGLWKEGDKVNLERGMKLDARLDGHIVQGHVDQTAICSDIKKADGSTYFTFSYDENLGNVTIEKGSITVDGTSLTVVNSQKNSFSVAIIPYTMEHTQFHRYQIGDPVNLEFDVIGKYVKRLIGSY; via the coding sequence ATGTTTACAGGTATCATAGAGGAATTTGGAATTATACAATCTTTGGAGCAAGAGGGAAGCAATTTGCATTTGTGGATAGAGGCTCCGATGACTAGCCAACTAAAAATAGATCAGAGTGTTGCACACAACGGCATTTGCCTTACAGTAGTAGAAATTTCAGAAAACAAATACAAAGTAACCGCCATAAAAGAAACCATCGACAAAACGACTATTGGTTTGTGGAAAGAGGGCGATAAGGTAAATTTGGAACGCGGAATGAAACTCGACGCTCGTTTGGACGGACACATTGTACAAGGGCATGTAGATCAAACTGCTATTTGTTCCGATATAAAAAAGGCAGATGGTAGCACTTATTTTACTTTTTCGTATGACGAAAACTTGGGTAATGTAACCATAGAAAAAGGATCGATTACCGTTGATGGTACGAGTCTTACGGTGGTCAATTCGCAAAAAAACAGTTTTAGTGTAGCGATTATCCCTTATACGATGGAGCATACACAATTTCACAGATACCAAATCGGCGATCCTGTCAATTTAGAATTTGATGTGATTGGTAAATATGTCAAAAGATTGATAGGGAGTTATTAA
- a CDS encoding GAF domain-containing protein, with protein MSSSIIISQRESKQAIYAELLPQLKALVEGENDLIANLANITAALKEVFNWWWVGFYIVKNKELVLGPFQGTIACTRIAFGKGVCGTAWKLQLPLLVPDVHAFKGHIACSSATVAEIVLPIFDDREKVVAVLDVDSDKVNELTQIDVEGLKQISLLISEIWKS; from the coding sequence ATGTCCTCATCAATCATTATATCACAAAGAGAAAGCAAACAAGCTATTTATGCAGAATTGTTACCACAACTCAAAGCTTTAGTAGAAGGAGAAAACGACCTGATAGCGAATCTTGCCAATATTACCGCTGCATTGAAAGAAGTGTTTAATTGGTGGTGGGTTGGTTTTTATATCGTAAAAAACAAGGAATTGGTTTTAGGGCCATTTCAAGGAACGATTGCATGTACGCGTATCGCGTTTGGAAAGGGCGTGTGTGGTACAGCATGGAAACTACAATTACCGCTTCTTGTACCTGATGTACATGCGTTCAAAGGGCATATCGCTTGTAGTAGTGCCACAGTAGCTGAAATTGTTTTGCCGATTTTTGATGACCGTGAGAAAGTAGTTGCTGTCTTGGATGTGGACAGCGATAAAGTAAACGAACTCACACAAATCGATGTAGAAGGACTGAAACAAATCTCTCTACTCATTAGCGAAATCTGGAAATCATAA
- a CDS encoding transcriptional regulator, which produces MLPTNSKIKGIHPGVILKREIKSRGIKSKELAYEIDEHAQTLSAVLNGRRGVNPKLSIKLGQKLGVDDDYFMMLQAGFDVKNVAVQSRTIPNLGKYCFGILIFLR; this is translated from the coding sequence ATGTTGCCAACAAATTCAAAAATAAAAGGAATCCACCCAGGAGTTATTCTCAAAAGAGAAATAAAATCACGAGGAATAAAGAGCAAAGAATTGGCTTATGAAATAGATGAACATGCACAGACATTAAGTGCTGTTCTCAATGGTAGGAGAGGAGTAAATCCGAAATTATCGATAAAATTGGGTCAGAAATTAGGTGTTGATGATGATTATTTTATGATGTTACAAGCTGGTTTTGATGTAAAAAATGTTGCAGTACAAAGTAGAACAATACCAAATTTAGGAAAGTATTGTTTTGGGATACTGATATTTCTCAGATAG
- a CDS encoding TonB-dependent receptor plug domain-containing protein — protein sequence MKITIGFLSVLCFPFVATAQVDEEEYHATETLDEIIIDTTVNRVDLKSTEMSVNQMTAEEIKKIPVVLGETDVLKTLLLLPGVTNAGEGASGFNVRGGGSDQNLILLDQATVYGSSHLYGFFSVFNNDVVKNLKLYKGGIPATYGSRASSVLEINQRNGDFQNFKSTGGIGLLTSRLAIEGPIIKDKMSFIAAGRGSYAHLFLKLTDLKSTAFFYDFNAKWSYIVRPNNEWHASLYFGRDVFRFNKLFDNDFGNTVISLHQKHKLHSDITGKAYLNFTDYQYNLKLPFVGFDWSSGIKTYDVKYLLQHYFSPEITLKYGVQSQFYRFNPGHFRPLKNDSSFNEFQIAPKYAWENAYFIDANHEINNKLTFSYGMRHSFFHQLGYETINLYQDHQPVLYNHDLNYYEKAKPIGTKHYQSGETIASFHNFEPRFAVSYLTGEDHSVKASYSKTTQYIHLISNTAAATPLDIWTPSGKYIQPQIVHQYAAGFFQNFADDTYSLEIESYFKHGKNRLDYIDGAELIGNPAIEQVLLHGKTKSYGIEFLFRKNKGNFTGWVAYTWAKSLQQTAGRTPQEMGINHGKWYRTPHDRTHDLTVVAMYQISPKWHIGGNFTLQSGRPVTYPVGKYQFMDMTINDYNHRNNYSLPSFHHLDLSFTYTPHNPNKKWQREWVFSVYNVYNRKNAASINFRQNENNMQQTEAVKLSVFGIVPSVSYNFKF from the coding sequence ATGAAAATAACAATAGGATTCCTTTCTGTTCTTTGCTTTCCCTTTGTGGCTACTGCTCAGGTAGATGAAGAAGAATACCATGCTACGGAAACACTCGACGAAATCATCATAGACACTACCGTTAATCGCGTGGATTTGAAAAGTACCGAAATGTCAGTAAATCAAATGACTGCCGAGGAAATCAAAAAAATCCCTGTGGTGCTGGGTGAAACCGATGTGCTAAAAACTTTGCTACTTCTACCTGGTGTTACCAACGCTGGCGAAGGAGCTTCTGGGTTTAATGTGCGTGGTGGTGGTTCTGACCAAAACTTGATTTTGCTTGACCAAGCGACCGTTTATGGTTCGTCGCATTTGTACGGTTTTTTTTCTGTGTTTAACAACGATGTGGTAAAAAACCTCAAACTCTACAAAGGCGGAATTCCTGCTACTTACGGTAGTCGTGCGTCTTCTGTACTAGAAATCAATCAGCGAAATGGTGATTTTCAAAATTTTAAAAGTACAGGTGGTATCGGATTGCTGACGAGTCGTCTCGCAATCGAAGGTCCTATCATCAAGGACAAAATGTCGTTCATAGCCGCAGGAAGGGGGTCGTATGCTCATTTGTTTTTGAAATTGACCGACCTAAAGAGTACGGCATTTTTTTATGATTTCAATGCAAAATGGAGTTATATCGTGCGTCCAAACAACGAATGGCACGCAAGTTTGTATTTTGGAAGAGATGTGTTTCGCTTCAACAAATTGTTTGACAATGACTTTGGAAACACCGTAATTTCCCTGCATCAAAAACACAAATTGCATTCAGACATCACTGGAAAAGCCTATCTAAATTTTACAGATTATCAATACAATCTCAAATTGCCTTTTGTGGGATTTGATTGGAGTTCGGGTATCAAAACTTATGATGTAAAATACCTTTTACAACATTATTTTTCTCCTGAAATCACTTTGAAATACGGAGTGCAATCGCAATTTTATCGTTTCAATCCAGGGCATTTTCGTCCGTTGAAAAACGATTCTTCGTTCAATGAATTTCAAATCGCTCCGAAATATGCGTGGGAAAATGCCTATTTCATCGATGCTAATCACGAAATCAACAACAAACTGACCTTTTCGTATGGTATGCGTCATTCGTTTTTTCATCAATTAGGATACGAAACCATCAACTTGTATCAGGACCATCAACCTGTACTTTACAATCACGATTTGAATTATTACGAAAAGGCAAAACCTATTGGTACAAAACACTATCAATCGGGAGAAACCATTGCTTCTTTTCACAATTTCGAACCCAGATTCGCTGTTTCTTACCTCACCGGCGAAGACCATTCGGTAAAGGCAAGTTATAGCAAAACTACGCAATACATTCACTTGATTTCCAATACAGCAGCAGCTACCCCGTTGGACATTTGGACACCGAGTGGCAAGTACATACAACCGCAAATAGTACATCAGTATGCTGCAGGATTTTTCCAAAATTTTGCAGACGACACTTACAGTTTGGAAATTGAATCGTATTTCAAACACGGAAAAAACCGTTTGGACTATATAGACGGAGCCGAATTAATCGGAAATCCAGCCATTGAGCAAGTGCTTTTGCACGGAAAAACAAAATCGTATGGTATAGAGTTTTTATTCCGAAAAAACAAAGGTAATTTCACAGGTTGGGTGGCTTATACTTGGGCAAAATCATTACAACAAACTGCTGGTCGCACTCCTCAAGAAATGGGTATCAACCACGGAAAATGGTATAGAACACCACACGACCGCACCCACGATTTGACGGTGGTTGCCATGTATCAAATCAGTCCTAAATGGCATATTGGAGGAAATTTTACCTTACAATCTGGACGACCTGTAACCTATCCTGTGGGGAAATATCAATTTATGGATATGACCATCAACGATTACAACCACCGCAACAATTACAGTTTGCCGAGTTTTCATCATTTAGACTTGTCGTTTACCTACACGCCACACAATCCCAACAAAAAATGGCAACGAGAATGGGTGTTTAGTGTGTATAATGTGTACAATCGCAAAAATGCAGCGTCGATAAATTTTAGACAAAATGAAAACAATATGCAACAAACCGAAGCTGTGAAATTGTCTGTTTTTGGAATTGTTCCAAGTGTGAGTTATAATTTTAAGTTTTAG